The following are encoded in a window of Saccharothrix longispora genomic DNA:
- a CDS encoding alpha-L-arabinofuranosidase C-terminal domain-containing protein, whose product MRSRSLTLLPAVLAVALAVPALSPASAAGGGGYALPGFAAQAAARTDYTIGIDPQAKGAPIDHTMYGVFFEDINRAADGGLYAELVQNRSFEYDPADNAGYTPLTGWAPTGGTLDVVDDDARLNERNRRHLKLGLPAGIINAGYNSGINVERDEKYDFSAWARTDQAAGTPLTVGLTDPAGKELAPGLKIQVRGDGWTKYTGTFRARESSTTGRLLVSGGGAGTLRLDMVSLMPRDTYKGHGLREDLAEKIAALKPGFVRFPGGCLVNTGSHYGYDASTGYERKRSYQWKDTIGPIEERATSANFWGYNQSYGLGYYEYFQFAEDIGAMPLPVVPALVTGCGQNRATDDPALLQRHIQDTLDLIEFANGPADSTWGRKRAEMGHPAPFGLTHLGVGNEENLPDAFFANFTRFRAAIEARYPDITVVGNSGPDDTGDTFDRLWQLNRDAGVEMVDEHYYNSPSWFLENNDRYDSYDRNGPKVFLGEYASQDNRFANALAEAAFMTGLERNADVVKLASYAPLLSNEDYVQWRPDMIWFDNDASWGSASYEVQKLFMNNVGDHVVKSTASGTPWNPQPITGAIGLSSWATSVAYDDVKVTAADGRELFADDFSGDASRWTGNGTGDWGVVDGAYVQADTGVTNPLVTAGDPTWSDFTFSVKATKRSGGEGFLIPFAVNGGGNPFWWNLGGWNNTRSAVDGGNSSRVFHSDDTTIETGRTYDLRVEVRGRTVKLFIDGRKWAEFADDTNRAPEPFRQVVTRDQKTGELILKVVNAQANAARTKVDLGAGTWVLPAAEATVLEGLPDDVNTEFTQPVKARKTQVRVSSGFTHTFPPHSVTFLRLKDKRR is encoded by the coding sequence GTGAGATCTCGTTCTCTGACACTGCTGCCCGCCGTACTGGCGGTAGCCCTCGCCGTGCCGGCGCTCAGCCCGGCCTCGGCGGCCGGCGGGGGCGGGTACGCGTTGCCCGGCTTCGCCGCGCAGGCGGCGGCCCGGACCGACTACACCATCGGCATCGACCCGCAGGCCAAGGGCGCCCCGATCGACCACACCATGTACGGCGTCTTCTTCGAGGACATCAACCGGGCCGCCGACGGCGGGCTCTACGCCGAACTGGTGCAGAACCGGTCGTTCGAGTACGACCCGGCCGACAACGCCGGCTACACACCCCTCACCGGCTGGGCGCCGACCGGCGGCACGCTCGACGTGGTCGACGACGACGCGCGGCTCAATGAGCGCAACCGGCGCCACCTCAAGCTCGGCCTGCCCGCCGGGATCATCAACGCCGGCTACAACTCCGGCATCAACGTCGAGCGCGATGAGAAGTACGACTTCTCCGCCTGGGCCCGCACCGACCAGGCGGCGGGCACGCCGCTCACCGTCGGCCTCACCGACCCCGCGGGCAAGGAGTTGGCACCGGGGCTGAAGATCCAGGTGCGCGGCGACGGCTGGACCAAGTACACCGGCACCTTCCGCGCACGCGAGTCGTCCACCACGGGCAGGCTGCTCGTCAGCGGCGGGGGAGCGGGCACCCTGCGGCTGGACATGGTCTCGCTCATGCCGCGGGACACCTACAAGGGCCACGGCCTGCGCGAGGACCTCGCCGAGAAGATCGCCGCCCTCAAGCCCGGCTTCGTCCGCTTCCCCGGCGGCTGCCTGGTCAACACCGGCAGCCACTACGGGTACGACGCCTCGACCGGCTACGAGCGCAAGCGCTCGTACCAGTGGAAGGACACCATCGGCCCGATCGAGGAGCGCGCCACCAGCGCCAACTTCTGGGGCTACAACCAGTCCTACGGCCTCGGCTACTACGAGTACTTCCAGTTCGCCGAGGACATCGGTGCCATGCCGCTGCCCGTGGTGCCCGCGCTCGTCACCGGCTGCGGCCAGAACCGCGCCACCGACGACCCGGCGCTGCTCCAGCGGCACATCCAGGACACGCTCGACCTGATCGAGTTCGCCAACGGACCGGCCGACTCGACCTGGGGGCGCAAGCGCGCCGAGATGGGCCACCCGGCGCCGTTCGGGCTGACGCACCTCGGAGTGGGCAACGAGGAGAACCTGCCCGACGCGTTCTTCGCCAACTTCACGCGGTTCCGCGCGGCGATCGAGGCCAGGTACCCCGACATCACCGTGGTGGGCAACTCCGGCCCGGACGACACGGGCGACACCTTCGACCGGCTCTGGCAGCTCAACCGCGACGCCGGCGTCGAGATGGTGGACGAGCACTACTACAACAGCCCGAGCTGGTTCCTGGAGAACAACGACCGCTACGACTCCTACGACCGCAACGGACCGAAGGTCTTCCTCGGCGAGTACGCCTCTCAGGACAACAGGTTCGCCAACGCCCTCGCCGAGGCCGCCTTCATGACCGGGCTGGAGCGCAACGCCGACGTGGTGAAGCTCGCCTCCTACGCGCCGCTGCTGTCCAACGAGGACTACGTGCAGTGGCGGCCGGACATGATCTGGTTCGACAACGACGCCTCCTGGGGTTCGGCCTCCTACGAGGTGCAGAAGCTGTTCATGAACAACGTGGGTGACCACGTCGTGAAGAGCACGGCCTCCGGCACCCCGTGGAACCCTCAACCGATCACCGGCGCCATCGGCCTCTCCTCCTGGGCCACGTCGGTCGCCTACGACGACGTGAAGGTCACCGCCGCGGACGGGCGCGAGCTGTTCGCGGACGACTTCTCCGGTGACGCGAGCCGGTGGACCGGCAACGGCACGGGCGACTGGGGCGTGGTGGACGGCGCCTACGTGCAGGCCGACACCGGCGTCACGAACCCCCTGGTGACCGCGGGCGACCCCACCTGGAGCGACTTCACGTTCAGCGTCAAGGCCACCAAGCGCTCCGGCGGCGAGGGCTTCCTGATCCCCTTCGCGGTCAACGGCGGCGGCAACCCGTTCTGGTGGAACCTCGGCGGCTGGAACAACACCCGCTCCGCCGTGGACGGCGGCAACTCCTCGCGCGTCTTCCACTCGGACGACACCACCATCGAGACCGGCCGCACCTACGACTTGCGGGTCGAGGTGCGCGGCCGCACCGTGAAGCTCTTCATCGACGGGCGGAAGTGGGCCGAGTTCGCCGACGACACCAACCGGGCGCCCGAACCCTTCCGCCAGGTGGTCACCCGCGACCAGAAGACCGGCGAGCTGATCCTCAAGGTGGTCAACGCGCAGGCGAACGCCGCCCGCACGAAGGTCGACCTGGGGGCCGGCACCTGGGTCCTGCCCGCTGCGGAGGCGACGGTGCTGGAAGGCCTGCCGGACGACGTGAACACGGAGTTCACCCAGCCCGTGAAGGCGCGCAAGACCCAGGTGCGCGTCTCGTCCGGCTTCACCCACACCTTCCCACCCCACTCGGTGACCTTCTTGCGGCTCAAGGACAAACGACGCTGA
- a CDS encoding family 43 glycosylhydrolase translates to MSLDRRSLFRAGGALAVAGTLPASAAVASAQQQQERVPAQAADLPTRNPLVEQRADPFVTTPVDGMYYLTGSVPEYDRVVVRGASTLDGLATARERTIWRRPASGRMGGYVWAPELHRVDGRWYVYFAAGDSDEPFRIRTYVLESDKADPREGGWVLKGQVVTAWDTFTLDATTFEHRGKRYFLWAQSEPGIATNSNLYIAEMATPLELGSAPVRIAVPTLPWEVQGFKVNEGPAVLIRNGRVFVTFSASATDARYCMGLLTADENANLLDARSWTKSPNPVFTTNDATRRYGPGHNSFTTVGDQDVLVYHARDYRDITGDPLFDPNRHTRVQKVHWNDDGTPSFGVPLGEGGPVVRLSPVDSPRLVVRHHDYRLRVDGDVRELGDSQFRLVDGFLGAGTTAVQSVNFPERYARVDGAALRVDPYEDSDAYGRTASFVRVAGLAGRDGVSLRLAADPARYVAHDGAGRLVLTAPGNDRGARERATFRLG, encoded by the coding sequence GTGAGTCTCGACCGCAGGTCCCTGTTCCGCGCCGGTGGCGCGCTGGCCGTGGCGGGCACCCTGCCCGCTTCGGCGGCCGTCGCCTCCGCGCAACAGCAGCAGGAGCGCGTCCCGGCGCAGGCGGCCGACCTGCCCACCCGCAACCCCCTGGTGGAGCAGCGCGCCGACCCGTTCGTCACCACGCCCGTGGACGGCATGTACTACCTGACCGGCTCCGTCCCCGAGTACGACCGGGTCGTCGTCCGCGGCGCGTCCACCCTGGACGGCCTGGCCACGGCCCGCGAGCGCACGATCTGGCGACGGCCCGCGTCCGGGAGGATGGGCGGCTACGTCTGGGCCCCGGAGCTGCACCGCGTCGACGGCCGGTGGTACGTCTACTTCGCCGCGGGCGACTCCGACGAGCCGTTCCGCATCCGCACCTACGTGCTGGAGTCGGACAAGGCCGACCCGCGCGAGGGCGGGTGGGTGCTCAAGGGGCAGGTGGTCACCGCCTGGGACACCTTCACGCTCGACGCGACCACGTTCGAGCACCGCGGCAAGCGGTACTTCCTGTGGGCGCAGAGCGAGCCCGGCATCGCGACCAACAGCAACCTCTACATCGCCGAGATGGCCACGCCGCTGGAACTCGGGAGCGCACCCGTGCGCATCGCCGTGCCCACCCTGCCCTGGGAGGTCCAGGGCTTCAAGGTGAACGAGGGGCCGGCGGTGCTCATCCGCAACGGCCGGGTGTTCGTCACCTTCTCGGCCAGCGCCACCGATGCCCGCTACTGCATGGGCCTGCTCACCGCCGACGAGAACGCGAACCTGCTCGACGCGCGTTCGTGGACCAAGTCGCCGAACCCGGTCTTCACGACGAACGACGCGACGCGGCGGTACGGCCCCGGGCACAACTCGTTCACCACCGTCGGCGACCAGGACGTGCTGGTCTACCACGCCCGCGACTACCGGGACATCACCGGCGACCCGCTGTTCGACCCGAACCGGCACACCCGCGTGCAGAAGGTGCACTGGAACGACGACGGCACGCCGAGCTTCGGGGTCCCCCTCGGCGAGGGCGGGCCGGTGGTGCGGTTGTCGCCGGTCGACTCGCCCCGGCTCGTCGTGCGGCACCACGACTACCGGTTGCGCGTCGACGGCGACGTGCGCGAGCTGGGCGACTCGCAGTTCCGCCTCGTCGACGGGTTCCTGGGCGCGGGCACGACCGCCGTGCAGTCGGTGAACTTCCCGGAGCGGTACGCGCGGGTGGACGGCGCGGCGTTGCGCGTCGACCCGTACGAGGACTCCGACGCCTACGGGCGGACGGCGTCGTTCGTGCGGGTGGCGGGTCTGGCGGGCCGCGACGGCGTGTCGCTGCGGTTGGCCGCGGACCCGGCGCGGTACGTGGCGCACGACGGGGCCGGGCGCCTGGTGCTCACCGCGCCGGGCAACGACCGGGGCGCGCGCGAGCGGGCGACTTTCCGCCTCGGCTGA
- a CDS encoding L-ribulose-5-phosphate 4-epimerase — protein MTTAVEDLRRTVAGLHRELTRYELVIWTAGNVSARVPGQDLMVIKPSGVSYDELTPEAMVVTDLHGNLVEGDYAPSSDTAAHAYVYRHMPEVGGVVHTHSPYATAWAARGEPIPCVLTMIADEFGGDIPVGPFALIGDDSIGRGIVETLRTSRSKAVLMKGHGPFTIGKDARSAVKAAVMLEDVARTVHFAHQLGRPEPIEQHHVDSLYARYQNVYGQ, from the coding sequence GTGACGACGGCGGTGGAGGACCTCCGGCGCACGGTCGCCGGGCTGCACCGGGAGCTGACCCGCTACGAGCTGGTCATCTGGACCGCGGGCAACGTGTCGGCGCGCGTGCCGGGGCAGGACCTGATGGTGATCAAGCCGTCGGGCGTGTCCTACGACGAGCTGACCCCCGAGGCGATGGTCGTGACCGACCTGCACGGGAACCTCGTGGAGGGCGACTACGCCCCCTCCTCGGACACCGCCGCGCACGCCTACGTGTACCGGCACATGCCCGAGGTCGGCGGCGTGGTGCACACGCACTCCCCGTACGCGACCGCGTGGGCGGCGCGGGGCGAGCCGATCCCGTGCGTGCTCACGATGATCGCCGACGAGTTCGGCGGTGACATCCCGGTGGGGCCGTTCGCGCTCATCGGCGACGACTCGATCGGCCGCGGCATCGTGGAGACGCTGCGGACCAGCCGGTCCAAGGCGGTGCTGATGAAGGGTCACGGCCCGTTCACCATCGGCAAGGACGCCCGGTCGGCGGTCAAGGCCGCGGTGATGCTGGAGGACGTCGCGCGTACCGTCCACTTCGCACACCAGCTCGGCCGGCCGGAGCCGATCGAGCAGCACCACGTCGACAGCCTGTACGCGCGCTACCAGAACGTCTACGGGCAATGA
- a CDS encoding LacI family DNA-binding transcriptional regulator gives MSGDGAAVEHRTARDPAMTDVAKLAGVSHQTVSRVLNGHPNVREQTRLRVRAAIAELGYRPNKAARALVTGRSQLIGVVAQNSTLYGPASLLAAFEQAAAEAGFAVSVGRVNVLDRNSISDAVERHRDQRVAGIVVIAPTASANDAVGAVSAGIPLVTVDGDPERSTPLVTVDQAAGAFAATTHLLEAGHRTVWHVSGPPDWFDSAGRIRGWRSALETAGLEVPPVVPADWSAASGYRAGQMLARMPEVTAIFAANDHLALGILRAMSERGRTVPHDVSVVGFDDVPEAAYFIPPLTTIRPDFDAVARETLGLLLAQVGDGEVGASQRTIAPSLVTRDSVAPPR, from the coding sequence ATGAGTGGAGATGGGGCAGCAGTGGAGCACAGGACCGCGCGCGATCCCGCGATGACGGACGTCGCCAAGCTCGCCGGGGTCTCGCACCAGACGGTGTCGAGGGTGCTCAACGGCCACCCGAACGTCCGGGAGCAGACAAGGCTGCGGGTGCGCGCGGCCATCGCCGAGCTGGGCTACCGGCCCAACAAGGCGGCCCGCGCGCTGGTCACCGGGCGGTCCCAGCTCATCGGGGTGGTGGCGCAGAACTCGACCCTCTACGGCCCGGCCTCGCTGCTCGCCGCGTTCGAGCAGGCGGCGGCCGAGGCCGGGTTCGCGGTGAGCGTGGGCCGGGTGAACGTGCTGGACCGCAACTCCATCTCCGACGCCGTGGAGCGGCACCGCGACCAGCGCGTCGCGGGGATAGTGGTCATCGCGCCGACCGCGTCGGCCAACGACGCGGTCGGCGCCGTCTCCGCGGGCATCCCGCTGGTCACGGTGGACGGCGACCCGGAGCGCTCGACGCCCCTGGTGACCGTCGACCAGGCGGCGGGGGCGTTCGCGGCGACCACGCACCTGCTGGAGGCGGGGCACCGCACCGTGTGGCACGTGTCGGGGCCTCCCGACTGGTTCGACAGCGCCGGTCGCATAAGGGGTTGGCGCAGCGCGCTGGAGACGGCGGGGCTGGAGGTGCCGCCGGTGGTGCCGGCCGACTGGAGTGCCGCGTCCGGGTACCGGGCGGGGCAGATGCTGGCCCGGATGCCCGAGGTCACGGCGATCTTCGCGGCGAACGACCACCTGGCGCTCGGCATCCTGCGCGCGATGAGCGAACGCGGCCGCACGGTGCCGCACGACGTGAGCGTGGTCGGGTTCGACGACGTGCCGGAGGCGGCCTACTTCATCCCGCCGCTGACCACGATCAGGCCGGACTTCGACGCGGTGGCGCGGGAGACGCTGGGGCTGCTGCTGGCCCAGGTCGGCGACGGCGAGGTGGGCGCCTCGCAGCGCACGATCGCGCCGTCGCTGGTGACGCGGGACAGCGTCGCGCCGCCGCGCTGA
- the araB gene encoding ribulokinase, with translation MASEPLVVGVDFGTLSGRAVVVRVRDGAELGTGVHDYRHGVLDRALPDGTPLPPEWALQVPQDYVDVLKHAVPAAIADAGVDPADVIGIGTDFTACTMVPVRADGTPLNELPEFAGEPHAYVKLWKHHAAQGQADRINALAEERGEAWLPRYGGLISSEWEFAKGLQLLEEAPGVYAAVDHWVEAADWIVWQLCGQYVRNACTAGYKGIYQDGYPSREFLAALNPDFAGFVADKLDHPLGRLGDRAGGLTEEAAAWTGLTPGIAVAVGNVDAHVTAPAAQAVGPGQMVAIMGTSTCHVMNGAELREVPGMCGVVPGGIVPGLWGYESGQSGVGDIFAWFVEHNVPPAYHERARERGISVHDLLTELAAEQAIGEHGLIALDWHSGNRSVLVDHELSGLVVGQTLATRAEDTYRALLEATAYGTRVIVDSYTDAGIPVTELVIAGGLVKNRLLMQIYADVLDMPLSVIGSEQGPALGSALHAAVAAKAHEDIHAAARAMGSVRRGVFRPIPENVAAYERLFVEYQELHDHFGRGANEVMHRLKALRRAVKDAEKGEK, from the coding sequence ATGGCGAGCGAACCGTTGGTGGTGGGTGTCGACTTCGGCACGTTGTCCGGTCGCGCGGTGGTGGTGCGGGTGCGCGACGGGGCCGAGTTGGGCACCGGCGTGCACGACTACCGGCACGGCGTGCTGGACCGGGCGCTGCCCGATGGCACCCCGCTGCCCCCCGAGTGGGCACTCCAGGTGCCCCAGGACTACGTCGACGTGCTCAAGCACGCGGTCCCGGCCGCCATCGCGGACGCGGGGGTGGACCCGGCCGACGTGATCGGCATCGGCACGGACTTCACGGCCTGCACGATGGTGCCGGTCAGGGCCGACGGCACGCCGCTCAACGAGCTGCCGGAGTTCGCCGGCGAGCCGCACGCCTACGTCAAGTTGTGGAAGCACCACGCGGCGCAGGGGCAGGCCGACCGGATCAACGCCCTGGCGGAGGAGCGCGGCGAGGCGTGGTTGCCCCGCTACGGCGGGTTGATCTCCTCGGAGTGGGAGTTCGCCAAGGGGCTCCAGCTGCTGGAGGAGGCGCCCGGCGTCTACGCGGCGGTCGACCACTGGGTCGAGGCGGCCGACTGGATCGTGTGGCAGCTGTGCGGGCAGTACGTGCGCAACGCGTGCACGGCCGGTTACAAGGGCATCTACCAGGACGGCTACCCCTCGCGGGAGTTCCTGGCGGCGCTGAACCCCGATTTCGCGGGGTTCGTGGCCGACAAGCTCGACCACCCGCTGGGCCGGCTGGGCGACCGCGCGGGCGGCCTGACGGAGGAGGCCGCGGCCTGGACCGGGCTGACGCCGGGCATCGCGGTGGCCGTCGGCAACGTCGACGCGCACGTCACCGCCCCCGCGGCGCAGGCCGTCGGGCCGGGGCAGATGGTCGCGATCATGGGCACCTCGACGTGCCACGTGATGAACGGCGCGGAGCTGCGCGAGGTGCCCGGCATGTGCGGGGTCGTGCCGGGCGGCATCGTGCCGGGCCTGTGGGGCTACGAGTCGGGCCAGAGCGGCGTGGGCGACATCTTCGCCTGGTTCGTGGAGCACAACGTGCCGCCCGCCTACCACGAGCGGGCGCGTGAGCGGGGCATCTCGGTGCACGACCTGCTCACCGAGCTGGCGGCGGAGCAGGCGATCGGCGAGCACGGCCTGATCGCGCTGGACTGGCACAGCGGCAACCGCTCGGTGCTGGTCGACCACGAGCTGTCCGGCCTGGTCGTGGGCCAGACCCTGGCGACCCGCGCCGAGGACACCTACCGGGCGCTGCTGGAGGCGACCGCGTACGGCACGCGGGTGATCGTCGACTCCTACACCGACGCGGGCATCCCGGTCACCGAGCTGGTGATCGCGGGCGGCCTGGTGAAGAACCGGCTGCTGATGCAGATCTACGCCGACGTGCTGGACATGCCGCTGTCCGTGATCGGCTCCGAGCAGGGACCGGCGCTGGGCTCGGCGCTGCACGCGGCCGTGGCGGCGAAGGCGCACGAGGACATCCACGCCGCCGCGCGGGCCATGGGCTCGGTGCGGCGCGGGGTGTTCCGGCCGATCCCGGAGAACGTCGCGGCCTACGAGCGGCTGTTCGTCGAGTACCAGGAGCTGCACGACCACTTCGGGCGCGGCGCGAACGAGGTCATGCACCGCCTCAAGGCGCTGCGCCGGGCGGTCAAGGACGCCGAGAAGGGGGAGAAGTGA
- a CDS encoding immunoglobulin-like domain-containing protein, translated as MVAPTASAAGVTNELVLHHPLTETSGTVAADASGGGRPATIVGDATPSGADGLRLGGVDGHVDLPDDLMRGLTDVSVSIQVRIDADQSTPYFIWGLGNSSGSAGNGYLFTTGNAYRTSIATGNWSTEQTATAGRDLARGVWKTLTYTLAGGTAVLYEDGVEVGRRTDVTTTPAAIGNGTTTANHLGRSVYSGDRHLKGAIRDFRLYDRALTPAEVHELGFVSDEEKARRDLAALDLGDLSAVTADLTLPTAGPYGSTITWHSSDTRYVTATGAVTRPAPGSRPETVTLTASAHGLTRAFTVTVLPEPTDRQKVDEAAAALTVWNASDVRGNLTLPTTGLHGTEVSWKSTKKKVVTDTGEVTRPAHGERAERVTLTATVESGRKQAKRRFELTVTPLPQQQDYEGYLFGYFTGEGTASGEQVHFAASRGNDALKWDELNGGNPVLTSSLGDKGVRDPFIIRSPEGDRFFLIATDLKMHGNGNWDLVQRKGSRHIEVWESTDLVNWSQQRHVQVSPETAGNTWAPEAYYDDSIGAYVVFWASKLYAEDDPGHTGNTYNKMLYATTRDFRTFTEPQVWVDPGYSVIDSTVIKHGAEYYRFTKDERNNTSSTPCSKFILAERSAELRATSYDFVADCIGKGSIRQGEGPTVFKSNTEDKWYLFIDEFGGRGYVPFETTDLTSGQWRMSTDYQLPSRPRHGTVLPVTKAEMDRVRAAYP; from the coding sequence GTGGTCGCCCCGACCGCCTCGGCCGCCGGCGTGACCAACGAACTCGTCCTGCACCACCCCCTCACCGAGACCTCCGGCACCGTCGCGGCCGACGCCTCCGGCGGCGGCCGGCCCGCCACCATCGTCGGAGACGCCACGCCCTCCGGCGCCGACGGCCTCCGCCTCGGCGGCGTCGACGGGCACGTCGACCTGCCCGACGACCTGATGCGCGGCCTGACCGACGTCTCCGTCTCGATCCAGGTCCGGATCGACGCCGACCAGTCCACGCCCTACTTCATCTGGGGCCTCGGCAACTCGTCGGGCAGCGCGGGCAACGGTTACCTCTTCACCACGGGCAACGCCTACCGCACCTCCATCGCCACCGGCAACTGGTCCACCGAGCAGACCGCCACGGCCGGGCGCGACCTCGCCAGGGGCGTCTGGAAGACGCTCACCTACACGTTGGCGGGCGGCACCGCCGTGCTCTACGAGGACGGTGTCGAAGTCGGCCGCAGGACCGATGTCACCACCACCCCCGCCGCCATCGGCAACGGCACCACGACCGCCAACCACCTCGGCCGTTCGGTCTACAGCGGCGACCGCCACCTCAAGGGCGCCATCCGCGACTTCCGCCTCTACGACCGCGCGCTCACCCCCGCCGAGGTGCACGAGCTGGGCTTCGTGTCCGACGAGGAGAAGGCCCGCCGCGACCTGGCCGCCCTCGACCTCGGCGACCTGTCCGCCGTCACCGCGGACCTCACCCTGCCGACCGCCGGCCCCTACGGCTCGACCATCACCTGGCACAGCAGTGACACCCGGTACGTGACCGCCACCGGCGCCGTCACCCGCCCCGCGCCGGGCAGCCGCCCGGAAACCGTCACCCTCACCGCGTCGGCGCACGGCCTGACCCGCGCCTTCACGGTCACCGTCCTCCCCGAGCCGACCGACCGCCAGAAGGTCGACGAGGCCGCCGCCGCGCTGACCGTCTGGAACGCCTCCGACGTCCGCGGCAACCTCACCCTCCCCACCACCGGTCTGCACGGCACCGAGGTGTCCTGGAAGTCGACGAAGAAGAAGGTCGTCACCGACACCGGCGAGGTCACCCGACCGGCGCACGGCGAGCGCGCCGAACGCGTCACCCTCACCGCGACCGTCGAGAGCGGCCGCAAGCAGGCCAAGCGCCGCTTCGAGCTCACCGTGACCCCGCTGCCGCAGCAGCAGGACTACGAGGGCTACCTCTTCGGCTACTTCACCGGCGAGGGCACCGCGTCCGGCGAGCAGGTCCACTTCGCCGCCAGCCGGGGCAACGACGCGCTGAAGTGGGACGAGCTCAACGGCGGCAACCCGGTGCTCACCTCCTCCCTGGGCGACAAGGGCGTCCGCGACCCGTTCATCATCCGCTCACCCGAGGGCGACAGGTTCTTCCTCATCGCCACCGACCTGAAGATGCACGGGAACGGCAACTGGGACCTCGTGCAGCGTAAGGGCAGCCGCCACATCGAGGTGTGGGAATCCACGGACCTCGTGAACTGGTCGCAGCAGCGCCACGTCCAGGTCTCCCCGGAGACCGCAGGCAACACGTGGGCACCCGAGGCGTACTACGACGACAGCATCGGCGCGTACGTCGTCTTCTGGGCGTCGAAGCTCTACGCCGAGGACGACCCGGGGCACACGGGCAACACCTACAACAAGATGCTGTACGCGACCACCCGCGACTTCCGCACCTTCACCGAGCCGCAGGTCTGGGTGGACCCGGGCTACTCGGTGATCGACTCGACCGTGATCAAGCACGGCGCGGAGTACTACCGGTTCACCAAGGACGAGCGGAACAACACCTCCTCCACGCCGTGCAGCAAGTTCATCCTGGCCGAGCGGTCCGCCGAGCTGCGCGCCACCTCCTACGACTTCGTGGCCGACTGCATCGGCAAGGGCTCGATCCGGCAGGGCGAGGGCCCCACGGTCTTCAAGTCGAACACCGAGGACAAGTGGTACCTGTTCATCGACGAGTTCGGCGGACGCGGCTACGTGCCCTTCGAGACCACCGACCTGACCTCCGGGCAGTGGCGGATGTCGACCGACTACCAACTGCCCAGCCGCCCCCGGCACGGCACCGTCCTGCCGGTCACCAAGGCGGAGATGGACCGCGTCCGGGCCGCCTACCCGTGA